One window from the genome of Microcoleus sp. FACHB-672 encodes:
- a CDS encoding DUF1294 domain-containing protein: MKAAFNKGQLTTWKDDRGFGFIQPADGSQEVFLHISELKDSTRRPQVGDTIFYYAIAEDGKARACNAFILGARSQQTSTSSNNKAASNSESKSPLPVLQLLLLSILPLAGSLHFLLTTANPLPLILYPAMSLLTFILYADDKSRAKQGKWRTAETTLHLCELAGGWLGGFAAQRRLHHKSRKKSYQFEFWTIVTLHYIFWLGWLFFGKLITR, translated from the coding sequence ATGAAAGCTGCTTTCAATAAAGGGCAACTGACAACCTGGAAAGATGACAGAGGTTTTGGCTTCATTCAACCAGCCGACGGAAGTCAAGAAGTTTTTTTGCACATTTCTGAACTGAAAGATTCGACTCGCCGGCCACAAGTAGGGGACACAATTTTTTACTATGCCATAGCTGAAGATGGCAAAGCTCGCGCTTGCAACGCTTTTATTTTAGGAGCAAGAAGTCAGCAAACTTCGACATCTTCTAATAACAAAGCTGCATCTAATAGTGAGTCCAAATCCCCATTACCAGTATTGCAGTTATTGCTTCTGTCGATTTTGCCTTTGGCTGGCTCACTTCATTTTCTTTTGACCACAGCTAATCCGCTTCCCTTGATTCTCTATCCTGCGATGAGTCTATTAACTTTTATTTTGTATGCAGACGATAAGTCTCGTGCAAAGCAAGGGAAGTGGAGAACCGCAGAGACAACGCTACATCTGTGTGAACTAGCGGGTGGATGGTTGGGAGGATTTGCCGCGCAACGAAGGCTTCACCATAAAAGCAGGAAGAAATCCTATCAGTTTGAGTTTTGGACAATTGTCACGCTTCACTATATTTTCTGGTTAGGTTGGTTATTTTTTGGCAAGCTTATAACACGTTAG